The proteins below come from a single Phocoena sinus isolate mPhoSin1 chromosome 2, mPhoSin1.pri, whole genome shotgun sequence genomic window:
- the DIO3 gene encoding thyroxine 5-deiodinase, which translates to MPRQATPRLVVGEGRGSQGALGGAATMLRSLLLHSLRLCAQTASCLVLFPRFLGTAFMLWLLDFLCIRKHLLGRRRRGQPQTEVELNSDGEEMPPDDPPICVSDDNRLCTLASLRAVWHGQKLDFFKQAHEGGPAPNSEVVLPDGFQNQHILDYARGNRPLVLNFGSCTUPPFMARMSAFQRLVTKYQRDVDFLIIYIEEAHPSDGWVTTDSPYSIPQHRSLEDRVSAARVLQQGAPECSLVLDTMANSSSSAYGAYFERLYVIQSGTIMYQGGRGPDGYQVSELRTWLECYDEKLHGPQTRRV; encoded by the coding sequence ATGCCTCGCCAAGCCACCCCGCGTTTGGTGGTGGGGGAAGGTAGAGGGTCCCAGGGGGCTCTGGGGGGCGCCGCCACCATGCTCCGCTCCCTGCTGCTTCACTCCCTGAGGCTCTGCGCCCAGACCGCCTCGTGCCTCGTGCTCTTCCCGCGCTTCCTCGGCACGGCCTTCATGCTCTGGCTGCTCGACTTCCTGTGCATCCGCAAGCATTTACTGGGCCGCCGACGCCGGGGTCAGCCCCAAACTGAAGTGGAGCTCAACAGCGATGGCGAGGAGATGCCCCCCGACGACCCGCCTATCTGCGTGTCCGACGACAACCGCCTGTGCACCCTGGCGTCGCTGAGGGCAGTGTGGCACGGCCAGAAGTTGGATTTCTTCAAGCAGGCACACGAAGGCGGTCCGGCGCCCAACTCCGAGGTGGTCCTGCCCGACGGCTTCCAGAACCAGCACATCCTCGACTACGCCCGAGGAAACCGCCCGCTGGTGCTCAATTTCGGCAGCTGCACCTGACCACCGTTCATGGCGCGTATGAGCGCCTTCCAGCGCCTGGTCACCAAGTATCAGCGCGACGTCGACTTCCTCATCATCTACATTGAGGAAGCGCACCCCTCGGACGGCTGGGTCACCACGGACTCTCCCTACAGCATCCCGCAGCACCGCAGCCTGGAGGACCGGGTCAGCGCAGCGCGGGTACTGCAGCAAGGTGCTCCCGAATGCTCTCTCGTCCTCGACACCATGGCCAACTCTAGCAGCTCCGCCTACGGCGCCTACTTCGAGCGCCTCTATGTCATCCAGAGTGGCACCATTATGTACCAGGGCGGCCGTGGCCCTGACGGCTACCAGGTCTCCGAGCTGCGCACCTGGCTGGAGTGCTACGATGAAAAGCTGCATGGCCCTCAGACCCGTCGAGTGTAA